The stretch of DNA GAACACCCGGCCGTCCTCCCACTCCGCCTCGATGAGGTCGTCGGGCAAATGGCCGGGCAGGCCGCAGACGAACAACAGCTCCAGGTCCTTGATCAGCTGCGCCTCGCTGACCCCGGCAGCGGCCGCCGCCTCCTCCAGCGCGATGCCCTGCCGGTTGAGCAGGTAGGGCACCAGCGCAAGCAGTCGGCTGAGTCGGTCCGCAGCCCCGCTCACGACGTGGCTCCGGCCAGCACGCGCAACCGCTCGATCACCGCGCTGCGCAGCTCCTCCGGGGCGAGCACCACGACGGCGTCGCCGTGCGCGACCAGATCGCCGGCCATCCGGTCGATGTCCCAGTAGCCGAGCTCGAGGTGATCCCAGCCGGGCTCGGCCGGTCGCGCTGCGGACGCGGTGCGGCGCAGTCCCAACCCGGCACCCTCACGCACCTGCACCGCAGCGGTGCTGCGCGGCTCCGGCGGGATCATGCGCGCCAACTGGTCACGGATGTCGGTGCCGGGCGGCACCACCACCGCGCCCGGCTGACCCTCGCCGTGCACGTCGCCGGTGATCCGACCGACCCGGAATACCCGGGGGGCGTTGCGGTCGGAGTCGAAACCCACCAGGTACCAGGCCCCGTTCCGGGTGAGCAGGCCCCAGGGCTCCACCCGACGGGTGGCCACCGTGACGTCCTGCCCGGCCCGGTAGTCGAAGCGCACGACGCGTCGCTCGCGCACCGCGGCCCACAGCGCGGCGAACGCGGGCTCACCGGCGCTCAGCCGCGGCTCGAGGCCCAGCAACCCGGAGGAGTCCGGGTCAGCTCCGGCCGCCTTGAGCTTCAGCAGCGCGGTGCCCGCCGCGGTGGACAGCGAGGCCTGCTGCCAGGCCCGCGCGGCCAGACCCAGCACCGCCAACTCATCCGGTGCGAACGACACGTCGGGTAGCGCGTAGGCCTCCCGGTCGATCCGGTAGCCGAGCTCGTCCCCGTGCAGCCGGTCCAGTGTCCCGGTATCCAGTGGGATGCCGAGCTCACGCAGCTCTTCCTTGTCCCGCTCGAACATCCGCTCAAATGCCTCGTCGGTCGCGCACTCGACGTAGCCGGGCACCGCCCGTCGAATCTGATCCTTCGTCAGATAGCGTCGGGTGGCGAGCAGACAGATGGTGAGATTGAGCAGCCGTTCGGTACGTCTCGCGGACACCGCCCCACCTCCCGGCCCGACCATACCTACTGACCGCTGGGAACAATCGCCGGCGGGCCGCAGTGTCGGGTCGGCACACGGGTAGCGTTCGCCGGGTGATCCGCTGGCGGCGCGGGGTGGTCAGCGCCGTGCAGGCGCAGTGGCCGGGGGCCATCGAGCTCACCGTGGACACCGACGCCGGCCCGCTGCCGGCACTGGCCTATCCAGCCCTGGTGGGCACCCCGACGGTGGGTGACGTGGTGCTGCTCAACGTCAACGCGCTGCTGCACGGCCTGGGCACCGGCGGGTTGGCCATCGTGGTGGCGTTGCCCGAACGGCTGCCACCCGACGCGGCGCCGGAGGGACACCTGGTGAAGGCCCGTTACACCCCGTTGCAAGTGATGGTCGCCGGTGCCGACGAACCCGGCGGGACGCACCATCACCTGCTGGCCGAGGCCGATGACCTGGCCGGCATGCCGGTGGTGGTGGCCGATCTGCACTCCGCCCTGCCGGCGGTCAGTGCGGCGATCGAGGCCGATCGACCCGGCACCCGGGTGGTGCACGTGAGCACCGACGGTGGGGCGCTGCCGGTGTGGTTCTCCCGCTCCGTGGCCGGGCTGCGGGAGGCGGGCCGGCTGGTGGCCACGGTCAGCACCGGGCAGTGTTTCGGTGGCGATCTGGAGGCGGTGACCGTGCACTCCGGGTTGTTGGCCGCGAGTTTGGTCGCCGGGGCGCAGATTGCGGTGGTCACCCAGGGACCCGGCAACCTGGGCACGGAGTCCCGGTGGGGGTTCTCCGGGGTGGCCGCGGGCGAGGCGGTCAACGCCGCCGCGGCGCTCGGTGGTCGGCCGGTCGGCGCCCTGCGCGTGTCGGCCGCTGATCCACGGGAGCGGCACCGCGGCGTCTCGCACCACAGCCTGACGGCCTACGGCCGGGTGGCGTTGGCCGCGGCGGACATCGCGGTGCCCGCCCTACCCGGCCAGTTCGGGCAGCGGGTGCGAACCCAGTGCGCCGCGCTGTCCGGTCGGCACCGCTTGGTGGACGTGGAGCTGTCCGGGTTGGACGCGGCGCTGCGCGCCTCACCTGTGCCGCTGTCCAGCATGGGCCGGGGGCTGGATGACGACCCCGACTACTTCCTGGCCGCCGCCGCGGCCGGGCGACACGCGGCCGCGCTACTTGGCTGAGGCGGCCAGCACCCCGGTGCGGTAAGCGCCGAGGATGTCGATGACGAAGACCAGGGTGTCCTTCGCCGTGATGCCCGCCCGGGTGTTGCCGGCGGCGCCGTAGCCCAACGCCGGTGGAACCACCACCAGCAGCCGGCTGCCCACGGCCCGGCCGACCAAGGCCTGGATCAGACCTCTGACCGCTCCGCCGACCGGCGTGCCGTTGAGGGTGCCCGGCGGCGCCATCCGAATGGCCACCGGAGTGGCCCCGTCCGGGCGGGTCCAGGTCGAGTCGAACGGTTTGCCGGTGCCCCAGATCAGCCCGGTGTACTGCACCGCGAGCCACTGGGCGTCCTTCACCTTCGGCCCCTTGCCCGCCACCAGCAATTGCTGGACCAGCGAGGTCGGCGCCTTGCCCTTGGGCACGCTGACCGTCGGGTTGGTGGTGCCGGACACGGTGGGCAGCGACGCGTCCTTCGTGACCGTCTGTACGGCCCCCACCGGCCCCCGGTCGCGGGGGAAGGCG from Sporichthyaceae bacterium encodes:
- a CDS encoding WYL domain-containing protein, with translation MSARRTERLLNLTICLLATRRYLTKDQIRRAVPGYVECATDEAFERMFERDKEELRELGIPLDTGTLDRLHGDELGYRIDREAYALPDVSFAPDELAVLGLAARAWQQASLSTAAGTALLKLKAAGADPDSSGLLGLEPRLSAGEPAFAALWAAVRERRVVRFDYRAGQDVTVATRRVEPWGLLTRNGAWYLVGFDSDRNAPRVFRVGRITGDVHGEGQPGAVVVPPGTDIRDQLARMIPPEPRSTAAVQVREGAGLGLRRTASAARPAEPGWDHLELGYWDIDRMAGDLVAHGDAVVVLAPEELRSAVIERLRVLAGATS
- a CDS encoding DUF3866 family protein, with protein sequence MIRWRRGVVSAVQAQWPGAIELTVDTDAGPLPALAYPALVGTPTVGDVVLLNVNALLHGLGTGGLAIVVALPERLPPDAAPEGHLVKARYTPLQVMVAGADEPGGTHHHLLAEADDLAGMPVVVADLHSALPAVSAAIEADRPGTRVVHVSTDGGALPVWFSRSVAGLREAGRLVATVSTGQCFGGDLEAVTVHSGLLAASLVAGAQIAVVTQGPGNLGTESRWGFSGVAAGEAVNAAAALGGRPVGALRVSAADPRERHRGVSHHSLTAYGRVALAAADIAVPALPGQFGQRVRTQCAALSGRHRLVDVELSGLDAALRASPVPLSSMGRGLDDDPDYFLAAAAAGRHAAALLG
- a CDS encoding FKBP-type peptidyl-prolyl cis-trans isomerase, producing MRRAAALLLSLGLVLSGCGGHAKPQATGVPQDLRNTDAPFAFPTVSSNDLGVDPTITASTSPPAETMLKVLHQGSGPALTAADIVVADLKGQVWENVGKGLQPFQDTFANGDLFVQPLNKVIPAWTAKLPGVQVGSRVLLIAASKDAFGLKPPAGTNILPNDTLMFVIDVLGAFPRDRGPVGAVQTVTKDASLPTVSGTTNPTVSVPKGKAPTSLVQQLLVAGKGPKVKDAQWLAVQYTGLIWGTGKPFDSTWTRPDGATPVAIRMAPPGTLNGTPVGGAVRGLIQALVGRAVGSRLLVVVPPALGYGAAGNTRAGITAKDTLVFVIDILGAYRTGVLAASAK